In Cicer arietinum cultivar CDC Frontier isolate Library 1 chromosome 7, Cicar.CDCFrontier_v2.0, whole genome shotgun sequence, the genomic window AAATTCCGTTTTCATAATTGTCTTATCATGTAATCTAATTGTACATTGAAATTAAcgattaattaaaataagattggTTTGGCATGACAATGTTTTCATACTATACTAATGCTCCCTCTGTCTGAGACTTTGGAATGTAGCATAACACACATCTAACACAAACCATTCAGCATGTGTTtggaaaatatttaaataactgtAAATCAGAAGTTACatattataacttttaaaaatcaTGCGGGAGAGTTCTAAATTCATATTAAAAGTTGTTCACTACTCAATCAAACAACAATATAGATGTTTTCTCTTAAGCTTGAATTCTTAGATTTACAAAATTCACATCAATAACACATTGCGACACGATAAACTAGAAATTTTAGTCGTATGTTTCGATCTACATTTCAATGTAATTTTAAATGTGATATtacaaaaagttaaattaaattatttataatggCAGTGCGGTAAAACTGTAATTTCATAAAAgtacaaacatatataaacaaaaaatgtatATGAAAATGATGACTATTGTATTGCTTATTTGCTTaagattgttttaaaatgtGACTTTCACATTATACAACATTGATTgatagtttttaaatatttttatcctgagaaaaaaataataatttttttaacaaaattcttGCTTTTGTTtaagttataaaaataatattttttaatattctctcTTTTACTACACTAACTATTATGACAAACTCTCaatttaagttttgatgaaaataaacaaaggttaattaagaatattaattataattctaaatgttatgttaatttaatttaatttgtgtttttgagtggattaattcaaagatatgactcaatcaaaacaaataaatcatcaacaaaaGATAAAAACTGAACACATAAGCaaggagaacattctggacaaaatATGTAAAAACATAGAATGTTCTCTAGGATCAAGACTGATCATCACAACTCtaagatcaatcaatctccactagttaaaataagttttaacatctggattttacatttatatcatcaacacttgacaaggaacaaactgagatgatcagattcaaagaaactacttgAATCCCAAAGAGATaagatcacgaattagcaagaccaaaCAGATCTGAACATTCTCTAGCTTAAACTGTCAAGAAAGATAAACGATCTTGAAATGTATAAAACATTCATATTAATCAAGAATACATCTAGAATGATCAAGACTGAACCtctagattgattatcaatctccataatttttattaacattttgcaaagttcatcatcattctccaaactgTTTTGACAAAATCAAAACTCCATACTAAATgctctaaaatattaaatgctctaaaatattattaaaagaaagACCAATGCTCAGGGAAAATGGAGAAGAAAAAGTGCTAACGAGTCTCataaaatcattcacattcacatacttgaaactCTTATTACTCAAAGAATAATCAGTCTTATCACTTTTcattattatgttatttttactgaattctttgtaaagaatcgaatctcaaacaagagttgagatatctcatattctaacaaaacaatctcatcattattgtaaaactcgaactataagagtttaatatagtttggatagattgtaagaaatcctatcaaggttgataggtgacctaATTAATCTCTTTCAGGATGGAAATGATTGAAGTTTTGTAacatatcaaggttgatttgagctaggtgctgtaatacttagtggaaaatctcaaaGTTGTGAGGATTtgacgtagcccgagttggaTGAACTAAGATACATTCGTGTGTGGTATTATTTCtcttatctccttatttattaagtttgattaatcatttaagttaaaaacataaactgaatttctgaTTTTAAGCTAATCAATAATGTTCTTCATTTTCTAGTAAAAACCAATAACattcttccttttttattttcttaaccaagatcattcttgaattgaatttttaaatatttttagaaaaaaatttaaatagggAATTTTACAATTCAAAGTATCCTTCTTTGTAAATCGACTTCTCTACTTCACTAACTACACAAGTAATTCAATTctagatattatttttaaaatttaataattctaaaaaattaacaaaaacgttgcaatttttataaaagtaatataaattaaaacaatataattgtttttgtaagaaaaatgttattttaatacaaattataaaCACAATACTTGACACATATGAAATGTTCACCGTATTATACGGTGAGcaatatatcattttaaaaaataaatcaaattttctttttaattttttattttttttaattattgaaacatctttttgtaacatataaagaaatttaaatcattaactactttgaatatttcattaattattaatcacttatttaacatatatttcaTTCACTACTAAAAATGCAAGGAttaactattttagaatattgtaaTTTAGTAACTAAAGAAATActctaaaatagttatatatattagtgattaataaaatatatatttaaaaagtgattaacgacgcatattttaataattaatgacacatattttaataaaagttatGTGTCAAACAACACAAACTCTTTCGTAAAATAgtctaaattaaaattacttttggAGTAACCTATACTAGTATTGATGACTCTTAGTactatcaaaaataaatatgccACCCCTTTTCTCTTATCATATTACTTGTGTCCAGTCGGTATACTCTCTTttgcaattaaaaataataattaaagtcggttttataaaattaatatattcaaaattaattttatcttcttttgataataattattcattttatcaaattgattttaattaaaaatatattaaatataaaatattttacatttaaatatatttaagtaaagtgagttgaaaaataattttttgtataaaaatcaaatttaaattcaaaatttacaaATACCAACTGTTAGAATagtaaaatatgtattttgtatTATAAAAGTGTATCTTAAATCTTTTAagaatacattttattttacttattattattattattattattattattattattattattatttatttttggtttaatgattgaatctatatatttttataaataaaaattgatattaaatcTTGTGTATTAAGTGTTATtcaataattacattttaatgaaattttaatctccttttagttttttttctctcttttttgtaatttaaattgttaacaattaaattaaaatcaatttaaaactCCAATATGAATTATACTAAATATCacctaaatattttaaaataaactttataattgattttaagtcCTCTAAACAATGTCCAAAGAAAGAAGCAGTAACAAAGATATAGTTGAGAAATGAGCATTTGTACATGACACTTGTTATTTGTAGTTGTAGAGTAAAGATATCACATCACATCACATCAGATCACGTGCCAGTTTTACATATAAAACCACAATGTCTCTCTCCGCCATACCATGCCGCGTGCTTGtgtttattttctctctttctcttcaCTCTTCACTACAGTAACTGAGATCCACACAAACAAAGCATTTTTGTTGTCTCTTGAGGATTCACTGAATTGTATTGCCAACAACATTATTGAActcaaatcaaattattatgATGCCAGGTATATAAATTCTGCTAATTAATCATTActctttttattctttattttaattacatttatttattaatgttgaAATTGGTGTGAAAAAGGGGTAGAAGAATGTGTAGTTGAAATGGAGAACTCAGAAGAAGAGAGAATGAGAAGGTCAAGAATAAGAAACCTGAAGAAGAAAGCAATAAATGCTTCATGTAGATTTACTCATTCGCTTAAGAAAACAAGAGGGAAGAGTAAAATTGATTACAGGTTTCCAATTGAAGATGTTAGGGATGCACAAGAGGAATCAGCTGTGTTTCAATTGCGTAATAGATTGCTTCATATGCCTACTAATCATGATCATTATCACACACTGTTAAGGTCCCTTTTTCTTTGTTTACATTTTCATTCTATTGTTTATACTTTATAGTTCAATCAATGAGATTTTGAGCCTGCGTTTTggtttgttgttgttaattagGTTTTTGAAAGCTAGGGAGTTTAACATTGACAAGACTATTCAGATGTGGGATGAGATGGTTTTTTGGAGAAAACAATTTGGAACTGATACCATACTTCAGGTAATGCTcatcttttgtatattttagaATACTAATTAAGCATTTACTACAATTTTTTTCACTGATACTGTTATTTATTGTATATCCATCTACCTAAATATTTCactaactattttattattaatggtatttttgttaataaaagtctttttttgttataaagaGCTTATCAAATGTAACCGGTAAATATCATCTCGAAGTTGTACTTACGAGACTTAATAAAATTCACTTTATTGTAGATATTAGCACActtatcattttattaaaaagtgtGCATAACAGTAAATGATACTCTTtctattacaaaatatataaggaaaaaataatatttgtttcatatacatgtaactttttttttcttatattttgttacataGGATGTATCTAACATGTGAGCGTCTCAGTAATTAATTTCATCTCATTGGATGCGTCAATGCGTTGGATTACTACTACACTTCCCTTAAATATAAGATTTGATTGACTaaattatgataataaaaaaaatggataataacattaaatttattaataattattattgttttttcgGATTTATCTTTCATGAGATCATTCATAGTTTTTACTGTGTTataaaaaaatggtaaaataattatatagaGTATAGATATTTTAGGAAAAAGGTATAATTAATGCAATTTTAAATTTGAGGAAGATCCTATAAAAAAAGGGACAAAGATAGTACTGCTACTTTTTTTGCTTCTAGTACGTATTGGTTGGATATATTTATTGATTACTCGTTGGTTTTCAGACATTTAGTGTGAGATATAACAACCTCATAAATGTTCTACAATCATTCAGTGAATTAACGACCTAATAAATGTTCTACAATTAATCACTGGTACTGCATTATAGCAGCTACCTGTTGTAAAAAATGATAAGATAAAATGTCTAtggttctattttttattaattaaaaattcctATACCGCTTTGCACATTATGTGAGAGGTTTAAAGCGAAAATAACTCTTCCAAcggttaataattaatattctattttataattataaaaaaattcttggcagaaatctttaaatatatattttttaaatgaaataagaAATTTCTAACTATTGtaaaattttttcaataaaatttattaatatttatgttgttAATGATGTGTTTACTACTTAGtatgatttttcaatttataattcaTATGTCTTTAATCCCTACTATTTTTATTAGTCAGTTTATTTGTATTACGAATAATTGAGTGTTTTCAagattaatcttttaaaaattatatcaataagtttaacaaaagaaaatatatatatatatatatataagtttaaCTCAATGGTCAATAGTCCATTATCATACTAGTATTGATGACGGTGTATTTTAGAATTAGCATGCGTTTTATGCTTGGATGCACTTGATTTAATTGGATGGGTCTAAATGCCATGGTTTTATTTTTAGGATTTTGAATTTGAAGAGCTGGAAGAAGTATTGCAGTATTACCCCCAAGGGTATCATGGAGTTGACAAGGAAGATCGGCCGGTTTACATCGAGAGGCTTGGGAAAGCTTATCCTAGCCGCTTGATGCGCATAACCACAATGGATCGATATTTAAAATACCATGTCCAGGAGTTTGAGAGGACTGTACAGGAAAAATTTCCAGCGTGTTCCATTGCGTCGAAGAGATGGATTTCTTCAACCACAACAATATTAGATGTACATGGCTTGGTATGCAGGATATTCTTTTTCTAAAAGTTATGTGCCTAATCAATAAAACATGCTGTATGGCTTATAGACTTATAGTTTGTACTGGTCtttgattatatattatttatgtatcaTGGTTAAGCATTGTACTAATCCTTGTATCTTGTACACACATTCAATGTTGTGTTCTAAGTTTGTTTTTCTCACAATTCTCAGTTTCAGGATCTACATTGTTCTTAGTACTTTTTCCTTgctgaaattttaattggccCTTGATAATATGTAATGCAGGGAATGAAGAATTTCTCGCCTACAGCTGCAAACCTTTTGGCTGCTATCACAAAAATAGATAACAGTTACTATCCTGAGGTTTTTACATTGTCCCTTCCCAAAGTTACTTTTGTTTTCAGTCCTCTTCCTATATAAACAAACCTGGTGGTCAACATATGTTTGCAGACATTACATCGAATGTATATCGTCAATGCTGGTCCCGGATTTAGGAAGATGCTTTGGCCCGCAGCTCAGAAGTTTCTTGATGCCAAAACTATTGCAAAGATACAGGTAAAGTGTGTGTGTTTGTGTGTGTAAATAGGGATAAACTAATGTAAACCTGCCTACTTTTCAGCCGTACGTTAGCAAGttataactaaaaaatgtttaataattCAAAGGTGTAGCTTGCTTACATACTCCTTCTAAAAAATGGTTGGTTGTACGTTATCAACTCCTATTAGAATTTTCTAACCTGGACTTGCtcattttttagaaaaagcaCATTAGCAAACTATAACTAAAAAACAGTTCAAAACACCTGAATGTGTTTGTTGCTAAAATACTAAGCTGTATTTAGTATGACCTTTGCCTGAAGTCCTACTGACAACAAATTACTTCCCTGAAATTCCAGGTTCTTGAACCCAAGTCTTTATCTAAATTACATGATATCATTGACTCTAGGTATGCATCTATACCTTCTTCATAATATATACTGccttatatttattattcatatgGTTGTTTACTTTGTTGTTTGTAAATGCATCTATACAGTCAGTTGCCAGATTTTTTAGGTGGCTCGTGTAAATGTCCTGGAGAAGGTGGATGTCTTAGGTCTAACAAGGGTCCATGGAATGATCCTCATATAATGAAGGTAATGTTGCTCGGCTATCTTTTGTTTCTTTGTCCTTTCTGTCAGCTTTTGGAAATATCTACAGCTTGGAATTGATTACCTTGTTGAACTAGCGTATTGTGACACTAATTTTCGTGTTCTGATTTTAGTTGGTTCATAATGTGGAGTCAACATTTGTGAGACAAATTCCAAAAGTTTCCAATGAACAACAGAAAATTGACCATATTCAGACACACCGACAAAAGGTGAATCTG contains:
- the LOC101488517 gene encoding phosphatidylinositol/phosphatidylcholine transfer protein SFH13-like isoform X1 — its product is MMPGVEECVVEMENSEEERMRRSRIRNLKKKAINASCRFTHSLKKTRGKSKIDYRFPIEDVRDAQEESAVFQLRNRLLHMPTNHDHYHTLLRFLKAREFNIDKTIQMWDEMVFWRKQFGTDTILQDFEFEELEEVLQYYPQGYHGVDKEDRPVYIERLGKAYPSRLMRITTMDRYLKYHVQEFERTVQEKFPACSIASKRWISSTTTILDVHGLGMKNFSPTAANLLAAITKIDNSYYPETLHRMYIVNAGPGFRKMLWPAAQKFLDAKTIAKIQVLEPKSLSKLHDIIDSSQLPDFLGGSCKCPGEGGCLRSNKGPWNDPHIMKLVHNVESTFVRQIPKVSNEQQKIDHIQTHRQKQGRSSDMSTAESGFQINDSCSPIRQRRLTYPGLASVHEELLSLQVRVSDSHHSCNDSAAAEKMLKSDQFQFPQEPSLQNDDMENITCTEDSKGTSIRNWFGFVKKKMERTNFLYMSSMLIYLFERLDIVFHSLRLELWRTQNIDSTTVAEHTINSVTEDVESPSEEDHILPCIQRLQRLEKAFEELRHKPADIPIEKEKMLMSSLDRIKSVEFDLEKTKRVLQDTVMKQVEISELLENLKASKYQQKRLLRMRSC
- the LOC101488517 gene encoding phosphatidylinositol/phosphatidylcholine transfer protein SFH13-like isoform X2 yields the protein MMPGVEECVVEMENSEEERMRRSRIRNLKKKAINASCRFTHSLKKTRGKSKIDYRFPIEDVRDAQEESAVFQLRNRLLHMPTNHDHYHTLLRFLKAREFNIDKTIQMWDEMVFWRKQFGTDTILQDFEFEELEEVLQYYPQGYHGVDKEDRPVYIERLGKAYPSRLMRITTMDRYLKYHVQEFERTVQEKFPACSIASKRWISSTTTILDVHGLGMKNFSPTAANLLAAITKIDNSYYPETLHRMYIVNAGPGFRKMLWPAAQKFLDAKTIAKIQVLEPKSLSKLHDIIDSSQLPDFLGGSCKCPGEGGCLRSNKGPWNDPHIMKLVHNVESTFVRQIPKVSNEQQKIDHIQTHRQKGRSSDMSTAESGFQINDSCSPIRQRRLTYPGLASVHEELLSLQVRVSDSHHSCNDSAAAEKMLKSDQFQFPQEPSLQNDDMENITCTEDSKGTSIRNWFGFVKKKMERTNFLYMSSMLIYLFERLDIVFHSLRLELWRTQNIDSTTVAEHTINSVTEDVESPSEEDHILPCIQRLQRLEKAFEELRHKPADIPIEKEKMLMSSLDRIKSVEFDLEKTKRVLQDTVMKQVEISELLENLKASKYQQKRLLRMRSC
- the LOC101488517 gene encoding phosphatidylinositol/phosphatidylcholine transfer protein SFH13-like isoform X3 yields the protein MMPGVEECVVEMENSEEERMRRSRIRNLKKKAINASCRFTHSLKKTRGKSKIDYRFPIEDVRDAQEESAVFQLRNRLLHMPTNHDHYHTLLRFLKAREFNIDKTIQMWDEMVFWRKQFGTDTILQDFEFEELEEVLQYYPQGYHGVDKEDRPVYIERLGKAYPSRLMRITTMDRYLKYHVQEFERTVQEKFPACSIASKRWISSTTTILDVHGLGMKNFSPTAANLLAAITKIDNSYYPETLHRMYIVNAGPGFRKMLWPAAQKFLDAKTIAKIQVLEPKSLSKLHDIIDSSQLPDFLGGSCKCPGEGGCLRSNKGPWNDPHIMKLVHNVESTFVRQIPKVSNEQQKIDHIQTHRQKQGRSSDMSTAESGFQINDSCSPIRQRRLTYPGLASVHEEVRVSDSHHSCNDSAAAEKMLKSDQFQFPQEPSLQNDDMENITCTEDSKGTSIRNWFGFVKKKMERTNFLYMSSMLIYLFERLDIVFHSLRLELWRTQNIDSTTVAEHTINSVTEDVESPSEEDHILPCIQRLQRLEKAFEELRHKPADIPIEKEKMLMSSLDRIKSVEFDLEKTKRVLQDTVMKQVEISELLENLKASKYQQKRLLRMRSC
- the LOC101488517 gene encoding phosphatidylinositol/phosphatidylcholine transfer protein SFH13-like isoform X4, which produces MMPGVEECVVEMENSEEERMRRSRIRNLKKKAINASCRFTHSLKKTRGKSKIDYRFPIEDVRDAQEESAVFQLRNRLLHMPTNHDHYHTLLRFLKAREFNIDKTIQMWDEMVFWRKQFGTDTILQDFEFEELEEVLQYYPQGYHGVDKEDRPVYIERLGKAYPSRLMRITTMDRYLKYHVQEFERTVQEKFPACSIASKRWISSTTTILDVHGLGMKNFSPTAANLLAAITKIDNSYYPETLHRMYIVNAGPGFRKMLWPAAQKFLDAKTIAKIQVLEPKSLSKLHDIIDSSQLPDFLGGSCKCPGEGGCLRSNKGPWNDPHIMKLVHNVESTFVRQIPKVSNEQQKIDHIQTHRQKGRSSDMSTAESGFQINDSCSPIRQRRLTYPGLASVHEEVRVSDSHHSCNDSAAAEKMLKSDQFQFPQEPSLQNDDMENITCTEDSKGTSIRNWFGFVKKKMERTNFLYMSSMLIYLFERLDIVFHSLRLELWRTQNIDSTTVAEHTINSVTEDVESPSEEDHILPCIQRLQRLEKAFEELRHKPADIPIEKEKMLMSSLDRIKSVEFDLEKTKRVLQDTVMKQVEISELLENLKASKYQQKRLLRMRSC
- the LOC101488517 gene encoding phosphatidylinositol/phosphatidylcholine transfer protein SFH13-like isoform X7, whose amino-acid sequence is MMPGVEECVVEMENSEEERMRRSRIRNLKKKAINASCRFTHSLKKTRGKSKIDYRFPIEDVRDAQEESAVFQLRNRLLHMPTNHDHYHTLLRFLKAREFNIDKTIQMWDEMVFWRKQFGTDTILQDFEFEELEEVLQYYPQGYHGVDKEDRPVYIERLGKAYPSRLMRITTMDRYLKYHVQEFERTVQEKFPACSIASKRWISSTTTILDVHGLGMKNFSPTAANLLAAITKIDNSYYPETLHRMYIVNAGPGFRKMLWPAAQKFLDAKTIAKIQVLEPKSLSKLHDIIDSSQLPDFLGGSCKCPGEGGCLRSNKGPWNDPHIMKQGRSSDMSTAESGFQINDSCSPIRQRRLTYPGLASVHEEVRVSDSHHSCNDSAAAEKMLKSDQFQFPQEPSLQNDDMENITCTEDSKGTSIRNWFGFVKKKMERTNFLYMSSMLIYLFERLDIVFHSLRLELWRTQNIDSTTVAEHTINSVTEDVESPSEEDHILPCIQRLQRLEKAFEELRHKPADIPIEKEKMLMSSLDRIKSVEFDLEKTKRVLQDTVMKQVEISELLENLKASKYQQKRLLRMRSC
- the LOC101488517 gene encoding phosphatidylinositol/phosphatidylcholine transfer protein SFH13-like isoform X8; this encodes MMPGVEECVVEMENSEEERMRRSRIRNLKKKAINASCRFTHSLKKTRGKSKIDYRFPIEDVRDAQEESAVFQLRNRLLHMPTNHDHYHTLLRFLKAREFNIDKTIQMWDEMVFWRKQFGTDTILQDFEFEELEEVLQYYPQGYHGVDKEDRPVYIERLGKAYPSRLMRITTMDRYLKYHVQEFERTVQEKFPACSIASKRWISSTTTILDVHGLGMKNFSPTAANLLAAITKIDNSYYPETLHRMYIVNAGPGFRKMLWPAAQKFLDAKTIAKIQVLEPKSLSKLHDIIDSSQLPDFLGGSCKCPGEGGCLRSNKGPWNDPHIMKGRSSDMSTAESGFQINDSCSPIRQRRLTYPGLASVHEEVRVSDSHHSCNDSAAAEKMLKSDQFQFPQEPSLQNDDMENITCTEDSKGTSIRNWFGFVKKKMERTNFLYMSSMLIYLFERLDIVFHSLRLELWRTQNIDSTTVAEHTINSVTEDVESPSEEDHILPCIQRLQRLEKAFEELRHKPADIPIEKEKMLMSSLDRIKSVEFDLEKTKRVLQDTVMKQVEISELLENLKASKYQQKRLLRMRSC
- the LOC101488517 gene encoding phosphatidylinositol/phosphatidylcholine transfer protein SFH13-like isoform X6, whose protein sequence is MMPGVEECVVEMENSEEERMRRSRIRNLKKKAINASCRFTHSLKKTRGKSKIDYRFPIEDVRDAQEESAVFQLRNRLLHMPTNHDHYHTLLRFLKAREFNIDKTIQMWDEMVFWRKQFGTDTILQDFEFEELEEVLQYYPQGYHGVDKEDRPVYIERLGKAYPSRLMRITTMDRYLKYHVQEFERTVQEKFPACSIASKRWISSTTTILDVHGLGMKNFSPTAANLLAAITKIDNSYYPETLHRMYIVNAGPGFRKMLWPAAQKFLDAKTIAKIQVLEPKSLSKLHDIIDSSQLPDFLGGSCKCPGEGGCLRSNKGPWNDPHIMKGRSSDMSTAESGFQINDSCSPIRQRRLTYPGLASVHEELLSLQVRVSDSHHSCNDSAAAEKMLKSDQFQFPQEPSLQNDDMENITCTEDSKGTSIRNWFGFVKKKMERTNFLYMSSMLIYLFERLDIVFHSLRLELWRTQNIDSTTVAEHTINSVTEDVESPSEEDHILPCIQRLQRLEKAFEELRHKPADIPIEKEKMLMSSLDRIKSVEFDLEKTKRVLQDTVMKQVEISELLENLKASKYQQKRLLRMRSC
- the LOC101488517 gene encoding phosphatidylinositol/phosphatidylcholine transfer protein SFH13-like isoform X5 → MMPGVEECVVEMENSEEERMRRSRIRNLKKKAINASCRFTHSLKKTRGKSKIDYRFPIEDVRDAQEESAVFQLRNRLLHMPTNHDHYHTLLRFLKAREFNIDKTIQMWDEMVFWRKQFGTDTILQDFEFEELEEVLQYYPQGYHGVDKEDRPVYIERLGKAYPSRLMRITTMDRYLKYHVQEFERTVQEKFPACSIASKRWISSTTTILDVHGLGMKNFSPTAANLLAAITKIDNSYYPETLHRMYIVNAGPGFRKMLWPAAQKFLDAKTIAKIQVLEPKSLSKLHDIIDSSQLPDFLGGSCKCPGEGGCLRSNKGPWNDPHIMKQGRSSDMSTAESGFQINDSCSPIRQRRLTYPGLASVHEELLSLQVRVSDSHHSCNDSAAAEKMLKSDQFQFPQEPSLQNDDMENITCTEDSKGTSIRNWFGFVKKKMERTNFLYMSSMLIYLFERLDIVFHSLRLELWRTQNIDSTTVAEHTINSVTEDVESPSEEDHILPCIQRLQRLEKAFEELRHKPADIPIEKEKMLMSSLDRIKSVEFDLEKTKRVLQDTVMKQVEISELLENLKASKYQQKRLLRMRSC